The following coding sequences are from one Mycobacterium bourgelatii window:
- a CDS encoding amino-acid N-acetyltransferase, with protein sequence MSESQRDIRPLVRRARTSDVPAIKQLVDTYAGKILLEKNLVTLYEAVQEFWVAEYQGKIVGCGALHVLWSDLGEIRTVAVDPAMTGHGIGHAIVEKLLEVARDLQLERLFVLTFETEFFGKHGFKEIEGTPVTAEVFEEMCRSYDMGVAEFLDLSYVKPNILGNTRMLLHL encoded by the coding sequence GTGAGCGAAAGTCAACGGGATATCCGGCCGCTGGTGCGGCGCGCGCGAACGTCTGACGTCCCCGCGATAAAGCAGCTCGTTGACACGTACGCGGGGAAGATCTTGCTGGAAAAGAACCTCGTCACGCTCTATGAAGCGGTCCAAGAGTTTTGGGTGGCCGAGTACCAGGGCAAGATCGTCGGTTGCGGCGCCCTGCACGTCTTGTGGTCAGATCTCGGCGAAATCCGCACCGTTGCAGTGGATCCCGCAATGACCGGCCACGGCATCGGGCACGCGATCGTGGAAAAGCTGCTGGAGGTCGCCCGGGACCTGCAGCTAGAGCGGCTTTTCGTGTTGACCTTTGAAACCGAGTTCTTCGGCAAACACGGTTTCAAAGAGATCGAGGGCACCCCGGTTACCGCCGAAGTGTTCGAGGAAATGTGCCGCTCCTACGACATGGGTGTCGCGGAGTTTCTGGATCTCAGCTACGTCAAACCGAACATCCTGGGCAACACCCGCATGCTGTTGCACCTTTGA
- the pgsA gene encoding CDP-diacylglycerol--glycerol-3-phosphate 3-phosphatidyltransferase — protein MPRRASIANLANVLTLLRLLLVPIFLFALFYGDGHHSTARVVAWAIFAVACITDRFDGLLARNYGMATEFGAFVDPVADKTLIGSALIGLSMLGELAWWITVVIMAREIGVTVLRLAVIRRGVIPASWGGKVKTLVQAVAIGLFVLPLSGFLHTLANVVMAVAIVLTVVTGIDYVASTAKEIRRAHPDSPANQDS, from the coding sequence ATGCCACGGCGCGCCAGCATTGCCAACCTCGCCAATGTCTTGACCTTGTTGCGATTGCTGCTGGTCCCGATCTTTTTGTTCGCCCTTTTCTACGGTGACGGTCACCACTCGACCGCCCGGGTGGTGGCATGGGCGATTTTCGCGGTTGCCTGCATCACCGACCGCTTCGACGGGTTGCTGGCTCGAAATTACGGAATGGCGACCGAATTCGGTGCTTTTGTCGACCCGGTCGCGGACAAGACCCTGATCGGCTCGGCGCTGATCGGTCTGTCCATGCTCGGCGAGCTGGCGTGGTGGATCACGGTGGTGATCATGGCTCGCGAGATCGGAGTGACGGTTCTGCGGTTGGCGGTGATTCGGCGCGGTGTAATCCCCGCTAGTTGGGGCGGCAAGGTCAAGACTTTGGTCCAGGCGGTGGCAATCGGGTTGTTTGTGCTGCCCCTTTCGGGCTTCCTGCATACGCTTGCGAACGTCGTGATGGCCGTCGCGATCGTGCTGACCGTCGTCACCGGCATCGACTATGTGGCTTCCACGGCGAAAGAAATTCGCCGCGCCCACCCGGATTCACCCGCCAACCAAGATTCATAG
- the clgR gene encoding transcriptional regulator ClgR, with protein sequence MASLVREVIGDVLREARTSQNRTLREVSDSARVSLGYLSEVERGRKEPSSELLNSICDALEVPLSHVLFDAAERMASEERAESTGTIDASTKVVIPPVVSLAVA encoded by the coding sequence ATGGCGTCATTGGTACGCGAGGTCATCGGCGACGTGCTGCGCGAGGCCCGGACTTCGCAGAACCGGACGCTGCGAGAGGTATCAGATTCAGCGCGGGTCAGTTTGGGCTATCTGTCGGAGGTCGAGCGGGGCCGCAAGGAGCCCTCGAGCGAGTTGCTCAACTCGATTTGTGATGCGCTGGAGGTCCCGTTGTCGCACGTGCTGTTCGACGCCGCGGAGCGGATGGCGTCCGAGGAACGCGCCGAGAGCACTGGAACCATCGATGCCAGCACCAAGGTGGTCATTCCCCCGGTTGTGTCTCTAGCGGTAGCCTGA
- the pspA gene encoding phage shock protein PspA codes for MANPFVKAWKYLMALFNSKIDEHADPKVQIQQAIEEAQRNHQALTQQAAQVIGNQRQLEMRLNRQLADIEKLQVNVRQALTLADQATSAGDAAKAAEYNNAAEAFAAQLVTAEQNVEDLKALHDQALGAAAQAKRAVEQNAMVLQQKIAERTKLLSQLEQAKMQEQVSASLRSMSEIAAPGNTPSLDEVRDKIERRYANALGSAELAQSSVQGRMLEVQQAGIQMAGHSRLEQIRASMRGEALPAGGAPAPGVTPATPAPPAQTEKPYGQ; via the coding sequence ATGGCTAATCCGTTCGTCAAAGCGTGGAAATACCTTATGGCGCTGTTCAACTCCAAGATTGACGAGCACGCCGACCCCAAAGTTCAGATTCAGCAGGCTATCGAGGAAGCCCAGCGCAACCACCAAGCGCTGACCCAGCAGGCGGCCCAGGTGATCGGCAACCAGCGTCAGCTGGAGATGCGCCTCAACCGCCAGCTGGCGGACATCGAGAAATTGCAGGTCAACGTTCGACAGGCACTGACCCTGGCCGACCAGGCCACCTCCGCCGGGGACGCCGCAAAGGCGGCCGAGTACAACAACGCCGCGGAGGCTTTCGCCGCCCAGCTGGTTACCGCCGAGCAGAACGTCGAGGACCTCAAGGCGTTGCACGACCAGGCGCTCGGTGCGGCCGCTCAGGCCAAGCGGGCCGTCGAGCAGAACGCCATGGTGCTGCAACAGAAGATCGCGGAACGCACCAAGCTGCTCAGCCAGCTCGAGCAGGCCAAGATGCAGGAACAGGTCAGCGCGTCGCTGCGGTCGATGAGCGAGATTGCCGCACCGGGGAACACCCCGAGCCTCGACGAGGTGCGCGACAAGATCGAACGTCGCTACGCCAACGCCCTCGGTTCGGCCGAACTCGCGCAGAGTTCGGTGCAGGGCCGCATGCTCGAGGTCCAGCAGGCCGGCATTCAGATGGCCGGGCATTCCCGCCTCGAGCAGATCCGCGCGTCGATGCGTGGCGAGGCGCTGCCTGCGGGTGGCGCACCGGCGCCCGGGGTCACCCCGGCCACACCGGCTCCGCCCGCCCAGACCGAGAAGCCGTACGGGCAGTAA
- the pspM gene encoding phage shock envelope stress response protein PspM yields MAVKSGQRGLWRGLLQRGFDTAADMADVVARKISAASDPRARLLRRRRRALRWAWIFTFGCVFWGLVTAVLAAWGWFTLLLQITGAVAVVMAIPATLLFFRYYWLKSEPLPAERPTTLRRLPPPGSAARPAMYALGASERGFFSLLGVLERGAMLPPDEIVDLTNAAKRTSAAMAATAAEVVSMERAAHDTPSSREYLVPTINAYTAQLGAGVRQYNEMVTAAAHLVSAANGEGAGAVTPLAQQRYREELTGATDRLLGWAQAFDELGGLRRA; encoded by the coding sequence ATGGCGGTCAAGTCGGGTCAACGTGGTCTGTGGCGTGGTCTGCTGCAGCGTGGGTTCGACACCGCCGCCGACATGGCCGACGTGGTCGCCCGCAAGATCAGTGCCGCGAGTGATCCGCGGGCCCGGTTGCTTCGGCGGCGCCGACGGGCGCTGCGCTGGGCCTGGATTTTCACCTTCGGCTGCGTGTTCTGGGGCTTGGTGACTGCCGTTCTGGCGGCTTGGGGCTGGTTCACGCTGCTGCTGCAGATCACCGGCGCGGTGGCGGTGGTCATGGCAATTCCGGCCACGCTGCTGTTCTTCCGCTATTACTGGCTCAAGTCGGAGCCACTGCCCGCGGAGCGGCCGACGACTCTGCGTCGGCTGCCGCCGCCGGGTTCGGCCGCACGGCCGGCCATGTATGCGTTGGGAGCTTCCGAACGCGGGTTCTTCTCGCTGCTGGGCGTGCTGGAGCGGGGGGCGATGCTGCCGCCCGACGAGATTGTGGACCTGACCAACGCGGCGAAGCGGACCTCAGCGGCGATGGCCGCTACCGCGGCCGAGGTGGTGTCGATGGAGCGAGCCGCACACGACACGCCGTCGTCGCGTGAGTATCTGGTGCCGACCATCAACGCGTACACCGCTCAGTTGGGTGCCGGCGTGCGTCAGTACAACGAAATGGTGACCGCCGCAGCGCATTTGGTCTCGGCGGCGAATGGAGAGGGCGCCGGGGCCGTCACGCCGCTGGCGCAACAGCGCTACCGCGAAGAACTCACCGGCGCGACCGATCGCCTGCTCGGCTGGGCGCAGGCGTTCGACGAACTCGGCGGTCTGCGCAGGGCCTAG
- a CDS encoding limonene-1,2-epoxide hydrolase family protein, which produces MTELTQTTTSDNIRVVEGFLNALQDEDFDTVEASFDDNLVYENAGYSRIKGGRRTAALLRRMEGRIGFEVKIHRVAADGSAVLTERTDVLVFGPLRIQFWVCGVFEVRDGRITLWRDYVDAFDMLKGLARGLVGLVIPSLKPTL; this is translated from the coding sequence ATGACTGAGCTGACTCAGACAACGACCAGTGACAACATCCGCGTAGTCGAAGGATTCCTGAACGCACTGCAGGACGAAGACTTCGACACCGTCGAGGCGTCATTCGACGACAACCTCGTCTACGAGAACGCCGGTTATTCACGGATCAAGGGCGGCCGGCGAACCGCCGCGCTGCTACGCAGGATGGAAGGGCGAATCGGCTTCGAGGTGAAAATTCACCGCGTGGCAGCTGACGGGTCGGCGGTCCTTACCGAACGCACCGACGTGTTGGTTTTCGGCCCGTTGCGAATCCAGTTCTGGGTCTGCGGAGTCTTCGAGGTGCGCGACGGCCGTATCACGTTGTGGCGCGACTATGTGGACGCGTTCGACATGCTCAAGGGGTTGGCGCGGGGTCTGGTCGGGCTGGTCATCCCGTCCCTGAAACCGACCCTGTAG
- a CDS encoding glycosyltransferase, which yields MRVAVVAGPDPGHSFPAIALCQRLCRAGDTPTLLTGVEWLEAARGAGFDAIELDGLKATDEDVDAGARIHRRAARMAVLITPTLRDLAPDLVVSDVITAGGGMAAELLGIPWIELDPHPLYLPSKGLPPIGSGLAPGTGLRGRLRDATMRALTARSLRAGLRQRAAARVDIGLPAHDPGPLRRLIATLPALEVPRPDWPAEAVVVGPLHFEPTDRILDIPPGSGPVVVVAPSTAHTGTAGLAEVALESLIPGESLPAGSRLVVSRLGGDDLTVPPWAVVGLGRQDELLKHADLMICGSGHGIVSKTLLAGVPLVVVPGGGDQWEMANRVVRQGSGRLIRPLSGDALAAAVREVLSTPSYRAAAQRAAASISEVADPVRVCHEALALAG from the coding sequence GTGCGCGTCGCCGTGGTTGCCGGGCCAGACCCCGGACATTCGTTCCCCGCGATTGCGCTGTGCCAACGCTTGTGCCGGGCCGGCGACACGCCGACGTTGCTGACCGGGGTGGAGTGGCTGGAAGCTGCCCGCGGTGCCGGGTTCGATGCGATCGAGTTGGACGGCCTCAAAGCGACGGACGAGGATGTCGACGCCGGGGCCAGAATCCACCGCCGGGCGGCGCGGATGGCCGTGCTCATCACGCCGACGCTGCGCGACCTGGCGCCCGATCTGGTCGTTTCCGATGTCATCACCGCCGGCGGCGGCATGGCCGCCGAGCTGCTCGGAATCCCGTGGATCGAACTCGACCCGCATCCGCTGTACCTGCCCTCCAAGGGGCTGCCGCCGATCGGCAGCGGGTTGGCGCCGGGGACCGGGCTCCGCGGCCGGCTGCGGGACGCCACCATGCGGGCGCTGACGGCTCGTTCGTTGCGCGCGGGTCTGCGGCAACGCGCCGCCGCACGCGTCGACATCGGGTTACCGGCCCACGACCCAGGGCCATTGCGGCGACTGATCGCCACCCTGCCCGCGCTGGAGGTCCCCAGGCCAGACTGGCCGGCGGAGGCCGTCGTCGTGGGCCCGCTGCACTTTGAGCCGACCGACCGCATCCTGGACATCCCGCCGGGCTCCGGGCCCGTTGTCGTCGTCGCACCCTCAACCGCACACACCGGCACCGCTGGACTGGCCGAAGTCGCGCTGGAGAGTCTGATTCCCGGGGAGTCGCTGCCCGCGGGTTCGCGGCTGGTGGTGTCGCGGCTGGGTGGAGACGATTTGACCGTTCCGCCCTGGGCCGTCGTCGGGTTGGGCCGCCAGGACGAATTGCTGAAGCACGCCGACCTGATGATCTGCGGCAGCGGACACGGGATCGTTTCCAAGACGCTGCTCGCCGGGGTGCCGCTGGTGGTGGTGCCGGGCGGTGGGGACCAATGGGAGATGGCCAATCGGGTGGTACGCCAGGGGAGTGGCCGGCTGATTCGGCCGTTGAGCGGCGATGCGCTTGCGGCCGCGGTACGCGAGGTGCTGTCGACGCCGAGCTACCGGGCAGCCGCGCAGCGGGCGGCCGCGAGCATCAGCGAAGTTGCCGACCCGGTGCGGGTGTGTCACGAAGCGCTTGCTCTGGCGGGCTAG
- a CDS encoding DUF3046 domain-containing protein, protein MRLTEFHERVTLRFGAAYGASVLVDHVLSGFGGRTAAQAIEDGVDPRDVWRALCVDFDVPRDQW, encoded by the coding sequence GTGCGGCTGACGGAGTTCCACGAGCGGGTCACCCTGCGATTCGGTGCTGCCTACGGTGCGTCGGTGCTGGTCGACCACGTGCTGAGCGGCTTCGGTGGCCGGACCGCAGCCCAGGCGATCGAAGACGGTGTTGACCCCCGGGATGTGTGGCGGGCACTGTGCGTGGATTTCGACGTACCCCGCGACCAGTGGTGA
- a CDS encoding (2Fe-2S)-binding protein: MNISAELSEISSYGGFFALTVGGDAAGWHPVNQSYAHGFADLIDTTVQRYGTTELRIGASLVHLGHAARLWSPVLACALAHGVLPDLTDLQRADNGAQLRLPEPRGERVQPSAPLLYRIVVMEHMAAFAAGLRVKVAPALLSGNIASALVGAAHALLRARPDLREPVVGITNDLLNLGCLAGTGVMTPPLAFTRRSCCLFYRVPGGGTCGDCPL; this comes from the coding sequence ATGAACATCTCGGCGGAGCTGTCCGAAATTTCCTCCTATGGAGGGTTTTTCGCGCTGACCGTGGGCGGTGATGCGGCGGGGTGGCATCCCGTCAACCAGTCATATGCCCATGGTTTTGCGGATCTGATCGACACCACCGTCCAGCGTTACGGCACGACAGAGCTGCGAATCGGCGCTTCCCTGGTCCACCTCGGGCACGCCGCCCGGCTGTGGTCGCCGGTCCTGGCGTGCGCATTGGCACACGGTGTCCTGCCGGACCTGACCGACCTGCAGCGCGCCGACAACGGGGCCCAGCTGCGGCTACCCGAACCCCGCGGCGAACGCGTCCAGCCGTCCGCGCCGTTGCTCTACCGCATTGTCGTCATGGAACACATGGCGGCGTTCGCGGCCGGGCTGCGCGTCAAGGTGGCACCCGCCCTGCTGTCGGGCAATATCGCGTCCGCCCTGGTCGGAGCGGCCCATGCCTTGCTTCGGGCGCGGCCCGACTTGCGCGAGCCGGTCGTGGGCATCACCAACGATCTGCTGAATCTCGGCTGCCTGGCCGGAACCGGGGTGATGACCCCGCCGCTGGCGTTCACCCGGCGCAGTTGCTGCTTGTTCTATCGCGTGCCGGGCGGCGGCACCTGCGGCGATTGCCCGCTATAG
- the recA gene encoding intein-containing recombinase RecA — protein sequence MAQAPDREKALELAMAQIEKSYGKGSVMRLGDEVRQPISVIPTGSIALDVALGIGGLPRGRVVEIYGPESSGKTTVALHAVANAQAAGGVAAFIDAEHALDPEYAKKLGVDTDALLVSQPDTGEQALEIADMLIRSGALDILVIDSVAALVPRAELEGEMGDSHVGLQARLMSQALRKMTGALNNAGTTAIFINQLRDKIGVMFGCGSWYTNVTLADGSTEKLGKIVNQKMDVEVLSYDFESGQIVPRKVTNWFNNGKTEEFLHFKVERAGGGTGRGHASLAMTRNHLIRTPGGWREAEDIGVGDRVMLAQPCMLSDQQWEVVLGSLMGDGCLSRPVRQDSESARLRMGHGAKQSEYLDWKVSLLANIPHSRTINSKGAVFADFTPLSELHELMSAVYLGDGKKFLSEEYLKALTPLALAIWYMDDGSFSLRSKGLQERTKGGSGRIEICVEAMNEGSQVRLRDYLRDSYGLDVRLRHAGSASKAVLVFSTQATAKFQELIAPYVHPSMAYKLLPRFRDQFNVEPQFVAPTMQLMPARVLEIESKTDYPIMSRFDIEVEGSHNYFADGVMVHNSPETTTGGKALKFYASVRMDVRRIETLKDGTNAVGNRTRVKVVKNKVSPPFKQAEFDILYGKGISREGSLIDMGVDQGFIRKSGAWFTYEGEQLGQGKENARNFLMQNADTANEIEKKIKEKLGIGAVVTDDSVLPAPVDF from the coding sequence ATGGCGCAAGCCCCCGACCGTGAGAAGGCCCTCGAACTGGCGATGGCCCAGATCGAGAAGAGTTATGGCAAAGGTTCGGTGATGCGCCTGGGTGACGAGGTGCGCCAACCGATCTCGGTCATTCCGACCGGCTCGATCGCACTGGACGTCGCCCTGGGCATCGGCGGCCTGCCGCGGGGCCGGGTGGTGGAGATCTACGGGCCGGAGTCCTCGGGTAAGACCACCGTGGCACTGCACGCGGTGGCCAACGCCCAGGCCGCCGGCGGTGTCGCCGCGTTTATCGACGCCGAGCACGCACTGGATCCTGAGTACGCCAAGAAGCTCGGCGTCGACACCGATGCCCTGCTGGTCAGCCAGCCGGACACCGGTGAACAAGCCCTCGAGATCGCCGACATGCTGATCCGTTCCGGCGCGCTTGACATTCTGGTGATCGACTCGGTGGCGGCGTTGGTGCCGCGCGCGGAACTCGAGGGCGAGATGGGAGACAGCCACGTCGGACTGCAAGCCCGGCTGATGAGCCAGGCGCTGCGGAAAATGACTGGGGCGCTGAACAATGCGGGAACCACGGCGATCTTCATCAACCAGCTCCGCGACAAAATCGGCGTGATGTTCGGGTGTGGATCCTGGTATACCAACGTCACGCTGGCGGATGGTTCGACTGAAAAGCTTGGCAAGATCGTCAACCAGAAGATGGACGTCGAGGTTTTGTCATACGACTTCGAGTCCGGGCAAATTGTGCCGCGCAAGGTCACCAATTGGTTCAACAACGGCAAAACCGAGGAGTTTTTGCACTTCAAGGTCGAAAGAGCAGGAGGTGGGACTGGGCGTGGCCACGCTAGCTTGGCCATGACTCGAAACCATCTCATCCGGACACCCGGCGGCTGGCGTGAAGCCGAAGACATAGGTGTCGGTGACCGTGTCATGTTGGCGCAACCATGCATGCTCAGTGATCAGCAATGGGAAGTGGTACTGGGTTCCTTGATGGGCGATGGATGCCTTTCTCGGCCTGTTCGGCAAGATTCGGAAAGTGCTCGTCTTCGTATGGGGCACGGGGCAAAGCAGTCGGAATACCTCGATTGGAAGGTGTCTCTGCTAGCGAACATCCCGCATAGTCGCACCATCAATAGCAAGGGCGCAGTATTCGCGGACTTCACCCCGCTTTCGGAGCTTCACGAGCTAATGAGTGCTGTGTACCTGGGTGACGGTAAGAAGTTTCTTTCCGAGGAATACCTGAAGGCGCTGACACCACTGGCATTGGCCATCTGGTACATGGACGATGGCTCTTTCAGCCTCCGCTCTAAGGGCTTGCAGGAACGCACTAAAGGTGGAAGTGGACGAATCGAGATCTGTGTTGAGGCAATGAATGAAGGGTCGCAAGTGCGTCTCCGCGACTATCTGCGCGACTCCTACGGACTCGACGTACGGCTACGCCACGCAGGTTCGGCGAGTAAGGCGGTATTGGTCTTTTCTACACAAGCAACCGCCAAGTTTCAGGAACTCATCGCGCCGTACGTACACCCGTCCATGGCGTACAAGCTGCTGCCACGTTTCCGCGATCAATTCAATGTGGAGCCGCAGTTTGTTGCACCAACAATGCAGTTGATGCCGGCGCGAGTTCTCGAGATCGAGTCGAAGACGGACTATCCCATCATGAGCCGCTTCGATATCGAAGTCGAAGGTTCACACAATTACTTCGCCGACGGTGTGATGGTGCACAACTCGCCCGAAACGACAACAGGCGGAAAGGCACTGAAGTTCTACGCCTCGGTGCGCATGGACGTGCGGCGCATCGAGACGCTCAAGGACGGCACCAACGCGGTCGGCAACCGGACCCGGGTCAAAGTCGTGAAGAACAAGGTTTCGCCACCCTTCAAACAGGCCGAGTTTGACATCCTCTATGGCAAGGGGATCAGTAGGGAAGGCTCGCTGATCGACATGGGCGTGGATCAGGGCTTTATCCGCAAGTCCGGCGCGTGGTTCACCTACGAAGGTGAGCAGCTCGGCCAGGGCAAGGAGAACGCTCGCAACTTCTTGATGCAGAACGCCGACACGGCTAATGAGATCGAGAAGAAGATCAAGGAAAAGCTCGGCATTGGTGCAGTGGTGACCGATGACAGCGTCCTGCCCGCCCCCGTCGACTTCTGA
- the recX gene encoding recombination regulator RecX, translated as MTASCPPPSTSEPSREELARALCLRLLTARARTRAELAGQLAKRGYPDDISNRVLDRLAAVGLVDDADFAEQWVQSRRVNAGKSRRALAAELHTKGVDNDIITTVLNGIDAGAERARAEQLVRAKLKRESLTDETRVSRRLVGMLARRGYSQNLACEVVLAELAAERERRRV; from the coding sequence ATGACAGCGTCCTGCCCGCCCCCGTCGACTTCTGAGCCGTCTCGCGAGGAGCTGGCGCGGGCCTTGTGCCTGCGCCTGCTCACCGCGCGAGCACGCACCAGGGCTGAGCTTGCCGGCCAGCTGGCAAAACGTGGCTATCCCGACGACATCAGCAACCGAGTCTTGGACAGGTTGGCCGCCGTCGGACTGGTCGACGATGCCGATTTCGCCGAACAGTGGGTGCAATCGCGTCGAGTGAACGCGGGCAAGAGCAGGCGTGCGCTGGCCGCCGAGCTGCACACCAAGGGCGTGGACAACGACATCATCACCACGGTGCTCAATGGGATCGATGCCGGCGCCGAGCGGGCTCGAGCCGAACAGCTGGTGCGGGCCAAGCTGAAGCGGGAGTCGCTGACCGACGAGACGCGGGTTAGTCGCAGGCTGGTGGGGATGCTGGCACGTCGTGGCTACAGCCAGAATCTGGCGTGTGAGGTGGTCCTGGCCGAGTTGGCCGCAGAACGGGAGCGCCGGCGAGTCTAG
- a CDS encoding GGDEF domain-containing protein produces the protein MPRPIDPQPSTGRWHAIGLIGFLILVVLYGTVGAHAAYVAGSSVDVRLYWILGGATVLAGAVAVVGRIIGWHNKRVLLLGWPIASLVFTILVGSVDSDATRQLPGTITITFVYIGLTCPRWRSLVLAPLGVVAFVVGTGPHPGGVPPTAVTAALMWVIVAEVPAWLIAKLTQQTELLHQIAQTDALTQLLDRSTLGHQLSLHTGESTIVLIDLDNFKQYNDTHGHAAGDELLVSFADALRWSVRQDDVVFRIGGDEFLLMLLGANHSDAEHVVARLRQRWTEVGGQVGFSAGIAAGEPDPLRAADRNMYAVKRATGAT, from the coding sequence GTGCCGCGGCCCATCGATCCCCAGCCGTCGACAGGTCGTTGGCATGCGATCGGCCTGATCGGGTTCCTCATCCTGGTCGTGCTCTACGGCACCGTCGGCGCGCACGCCGCGTACGTCGCCGGCAGCAGCGTCGACGTCCGGCTGTACTGGATCCTGGGCGGGGCAACGGTTTTGGCCGGGGCTGTCGCGGTGGTCGGCCGGATAATCGGCTGGCACAACAAGCGCGTCCTGCTCCTGGGCTGGCCGATTGCCTCGCTCGTCTTCACGATCCTGGTCGGGTCCGTCGATTCGGACGCCACTCGGCAACTACCAGGCACGATCACCATCACGTTCGTCTACATCGGGCTGACGTGTCCGCGCTGGCGCTCGTTGGTCCTCGCGCCGCTCGGTGTCGTCGCGTTCGTTGTGGGCACCGGCCCCCATCCCGGCGGGGTGCCGCCGACCGCGGTGACCGCCGCACTCATGTGGGTCATCGTGGCCGAGGTCCCGGCCTGGCTGATCGCCAAGCTGACGCAGCAGACGGAGCTGTTGCACCAGATCGCCCAGACCGACGCGCTCACCCAGCTACTCGACCGCAGCACGCTCGGCCACCAGCTGTCATTGCACACCGGCGAATCGACGATCGTGCTGATCGACCTCGACAACTTCAAGCAATACAACGACACGCACGGGCACGCGGCCGGCGACGAACTCCTCGTCAGCTTTGCCGACGCGCTGCGCTGGTCGGTGCGCCAGGACGACGTCGTCTTCAGGATCGGGGGTGACGAGTTCCTGCTGATGCTCCTCGGGGCAAACCACAGCGACGCAGAGCACGTCGTGGCCCGGCTGCGTCAGCGCTGGACCGAGGTGGGCGGGCAGGTCGGCTTCAGCGCCGGGATCGCCGCGGGGGAGCCCGACCCGCTTCGGGCCGCCGACAGGAACATGTACGCGGTCAAGCGCGCCACCGGAGCCACTTAA